In one Pseudomonas sp. Bout1 genomic region, the following are encoded:
- a CDS encoding integrase domain-containing protein, which produces MPAPALRLSDRQLKAVKAKEKDYVLSDGDGLQLRVRSNGSMLWNFNYREPVTKNRINMGLGTYPELSLANARKKVVEARELLAQGIDPKVQRNAQDEAKRAETEHTFENVATAWFELKKDSVTPAYAEDIWRSLTLHVFPDLKTTPLSKITAPMVIELLRPIEAKGSLETVKRLSQRLNEIMTYGVNSGLIFANPLSGIRAVFKKPKKENMAALRPEELSELMVEIANASIKRITRCLIEWQLHTMTRPAEAATTRWADIDFDKRIWTIPPERMKKRRPHTIPLTEQALGLLETLKPHSGNREYVFPADRNPRTHANSQTANMALKRMGFQDRLVSHGMRSMASTILNEHGWDPELIEVALAHVDKDEVRSAYNRADYIERRRPMMAWWSEHIQKAATGSLSASAINQTREHNVVPIR; this is translated from the coding sequence ATGCCAGCTCCAGCCCTCCGCCTCTCCGACCGCCAGCTCAAGGCAGTCAAGGCAAAAGAAAAGGATTACGTCCTCAGCGATGGTGACGGCCTCCAGCTCCGAGTCAGGAGCAACGGCTCGATGCTGTGGAACTTCAACTACCGCGAGCCGGTAACCAAAAATCGTATCAATATGGGGCTGGGCACGTACCCAGAGCTCTCACTAGCGAACGCCAGGAAAAAAGTGGTGGAGGCGCGCGAGCTGCTTGCACAAGGCATTGATCCCAAGGTGCAACGCAATGCACAGGACGAAGCCAAACGAGCGGAGACGGAACATACGTTCGAGAACGTGGCCACCGCCTGGTTCGAGCTGAAGAAGGACTCCGTCACGCCGGCGTACGCCGAAGACATTTGGCGATCGCTCACGCTGCACGTATTTCCAGACCTGAAAACAACGCCACTCTCGAAAATCACCGCACCGATGGTCATAGAACTGCTTCGCCCGATTGAGGCCAAAGGCAGTCTCGAGACAGTGAAGCGACTGAGCCAACGGCTCAACGAGATCATGACTTACGGGGTGAACTCCGGGCTGATTTTCGCTAACCCTCTCAGTGGCATTCGAGCGGTATTCAAGAAGCCCAAGAAAGAGAACATGGCCGCGCTACGACCCGAAGAGCTTTCCGAGCTCATGGTGGAAATCGCGAACGCCAGCATCAAACGGATCACCCGCTGCCTGATCGAATGGCAACTGCACACCATGACCCGTCCTGCCGAAGCGGCGACCACCCGATGGGCAGATATCGACTTCGACAAACGCATCTGGACCATCCCTCCGGAGCGCATGAAAAAGCGTCGTCCGCACACCATCCCGCTGACTGAACAGGCGCTCGGGCTGCTGGAAACACTCAAGCCCCATAGCGGCAACAGGGAGTACGTGTTTCCCGCGGATAGAAACCCGCGCACCCACGCCAATAGCCAGACCGCCAACATGGCGTTGAAACGCATGGGCTTCCAGGACCGCTTGGTGAGCCACGGCATGCGCTCCATGGCCAGCACCATCCTGAACGAGCATGGCTGGGATCCGGAGCTCATCGAAGTTGCGCTGGCGCATGTCGACAAGGATGAAGTCCGTAGTGCCTACAACCGGGCGGACTACATCGAACGCCGGCGTCCGATGATGGCCTGGTGGAGTGAGCATATCCAGAAGGCGGCCACCGGCAGCCTGTCGGCATCTGCGATCAATCAAACCAGGGAGCACAACGTCGTGCCGATACGGTGA
- a CDS encoding lactate permease LctP family transporter produces the protein MQTWQQLYSPLGSLGLSALAAVIPIVFFFLALAVFRLKGHVAGSITLALSILVAIFAFQMPVDMALAAAGYGFAYGLWPIAWIIVAAVFLYKLTVKSGQFEIIRSSVLSITDDQRLQVLLIGFCFGAFLEGAAGFGAPVAITAALLVGLGFNPLYAAGLCLIANTAPVAFGALGIPIIVAGQVTGIDAFKIGAMAGRQLPLLSLFVPFWLVFMMDGLRGVKETWPAALVAGLSFAVTQFFTSNFIGPELPDITSALASLISLTLFLKVWQPKRSAGAQIAGATSGTAITASAGGFGLPRNTLASPYSLGEIFKAWSPFLILTVLVTLWTLKPFKAMFAAGGAMYSSVFNFAIPHLDQLVIKVAPIVATPTAIPAVFKLDPISATGTAIFFSALVSMVVLKIDFKTGLTTLKETFYELRWPILSIGMVLAFAFVTNYSGMSSTMALVLAATGAAFPFFSPFLGWLGVFLTGSDTSSNALFSSLQATTAHQIGVNDTLLVAANTSGGVTGKMISPQSIAVACAATGLVGKESDLFRFTLKHSLFFATIVGLITLAQAYWFTGMLVH, from the coding sequence ATGCAAACCTGGCAACAGCTCTACAGCCCGCTCGGCAGCCTCGGCCTGTCCGCACTGGCCGCCGTTATTCCCATCGTATTTTTCTTCCTGGCCCTGGCCGTGTTCCGCCTCAAAGGTCACGTTGCCGGCAGCATCACCTTGGCGCTGTCGATCCTGGTGGCGATCTTTGCCTTCCAAATGCCGGTGGACATGGCACTCGCCGCCGCCGGTTATGGCTTTGCCTACGGCCTGTGGCCAATCGCCTGGATCATCGTCGCCGCTGTATTCTTGTACAAACTGACGGTCAAGAGCGGCCAGTTCGAAATCATCCGCAGCTCGGTGCTGTCGATTACCGACGACCAGCGCCTGCAAGTGCTGCTGATCGGCTTCTGCTTCGGCGCCTTTCTTGAAGGCGCAGCCGGTTTCGGTGCTCCCGTGGCGATTACCGCCGCACTGCTGGTCGGCCTGGGCTTCAACCCGCTGTACGCCGCCGGCCTGTGCCTGATTGCCAACACCGCCCCCGTCGCCTTTGGCGCACTGGGGATTCCGATCATCGTAGCCGGGCAAGTAACCGGCATCGACGCGTTCAAGATCGGTGCCATGGCGGGCCGCCAGCTACCACTGCTGTCGTTGTTCGTACCGTTCTGGCTGGTGTTCATGATGGACGGCCTGCGCGGCGTCAAGGAAACCTGGCCAGCCGCACTGGTTGCGGGCCTGAGCTTTGCCGTTACGCAATTCTTCACCTCAAACTTCATCGGCCCGGAACTGCCAGACATCACCTCGGCTCTGGCCAGCCTGATTTCCCTGACTCTGTTCCTCAAAGTCTGGCAGCCCAAGCGCAGCGCCGGTGCGCAAATCGCTGGCGCAACGTCCGGCACCGCCATCACCGCCAGCGCCGGTGGTTTTGGCCTGCCGCGCAACACCCTGGCGTCGCCTTACAGCCTGGGGGAAATTTTCAAGGCCTGGTCGCCGTTCCTGATCCTGACCGTGCTGGTCACCCTCTGGACCCTCAAGCCGTTCAAGGCGATGTTTGCTGCGGGTGGCGCGATGTACAGCTCGGTATTCAACTTCGCGATTCCGCACCTGGACCAATTGGTGATCAAGGTTGCACCCATCGTTGCCACCCCTACGGCGATCCCGGCGGTATTCAAGCTTGACCCGATTTCCGCCACCGGCACGGCGATTTTCTTCTCTGCCCTGGTGTCGATGGTGGTGCTGAAGATTGATTTCAAAACTGGTCTGACCACCCTGAAAGAAACCTTCTATGAACTGCGCTGGCCGATCCTGTCCATCGGCATGGTGCTGGCCTTTGCTTTCGTCACCAACTACTCCGGCATGTCATCAACCATGGCCCTGGTGTTGGCGGCTACCGGCGCGGCGTTCCCGTTCTTCTCGCCATTCCTTGGCTGGCTCGGGGTATTCCTGACGGGTTCCGACACCTCGTCCAACGCACTGTTCAGCTCACTGCAAGCCACCACCGCGCACCAGATCGGCGTCAACGACACCTTGCTGGTGGCCGCGAATACCAGCGGCGGCGTAACCGGCAAGATGATCTCGCCGCAGTCGATCGCCGTGGCGTGCGCCGCAACCGGCCTGGTGGGCAAAGAATCCGACCTGTTTCGCTTTACCCTCAAGCACAGCCTGTTCTTCGCGACGATTGTCGGGTTGATCACCTTGGCACAGGCCTACTGGTTCACCGGCATGCTGGTGCACTGA
- a CDS encoding FCD domain-containing protein has protein sequence MGFDQVRQRRLSDDIVEQLEGMILEGTLKSGERLPAERALAEQFGVSRPSLREAIQKLAAKGLLVSRQGGGNYVVESLGSTFSDPLLHLLENNPEAQRDLLEFRQTLEASCAYYAALRATEVDRERLTAAFEELQDCYTRPDEVSRVEEGAADARFHLAIAEASHNAVLLHTIRGLFDLLKRNVVTNIGGMYQQRTETRDMLINQHRDLYLAIIEGRAEQAREVATRHLLYVQEVLEEVRQEVQRMARAERRKGM, from the coding sequence ATGGGGTTTGATCAGGTGCGTCAGCGCCGTTTGTCTGACGATATCGTCGAGCAGCTTGAGGGCATGATCCTTGAGGGCACGCTGAAGTCGGGCGAGCGCTTGCCGGCCGAGCGCGCACTGGCCGAGCAATTCGGGGTGTCGCGCCCTTCGTTGCGTGAGGCGATCCAAAAACTGGCGGCCAAAGGCCTGCTGGTCAGCCGCCAGGGTGGTGGCAATTATGTGGTGGAGTCGCTGGGTTCAACCTTCAGCGATCCACTGCTGCACCTGCTGGAAAATAACCCCGAGGCTCAGCGCGATCTTCTGGAGTTTCGTCAGACGCTGGAAGCCTCTTGCGCATATTACGCAGCGTTGCGCGCCACTGAGGTGGACCGCGAACGGCTTACCGCCGCGTTCGAAGAACTACAGGATTGCTACACGCGACCAGACGAAGTGAGCCGTGTGGAAGAGGGCGCGGCGGATGCGAGGTTTCACCTGGCTATCGCCGAGGCCAGCCATAACGCGGTATTGCTGCACACCATTCGCGGCTTGTTCGACCTGCTCAAGCGCAACGTGGTGACCAACATTGGCGGCATGTACCAGCAGCGCACCGAGACACGGGACATGCTGATCAATCAGCACCGTGACCTGTACCTGGCGATTATCGAGGGACGCGCCGAGCAGGCACGGGAAGTTGCAACACGCCACCTGCTGTATGTGCAGGAAGTGCTGGAGGAGGTGCGTCAGGAGGTTCAGCGCATGGCCCGGGCGGAGCGGCGCAAAGGGATGTAG
- the smpB gene encoding SsrA-binding protein SmpB gives MAKQKKHPTGTIAQNKKARHDYFIEHRFEAGLVLAGWEVKSLRASKLQLVDSYVLLKDGEAWLLGSHITPLMTASTHVIADPVRTRKLLLNARELEKLQAAVQQKGYACICLSWYWSKHLVKCEIALGKGKKEYDKRDTERERDSNRELQRAVRNKGKED, from the coding sequence ATGGCTAAACAAAAGAAACACCCAACAGGGACCATCGCGCAAAACAAAAAGGCGCGACACGATTACTTCATCGAACATCGGTTCGAGGCTGGTCTGGTCCTGGCCGGCTGGGAAGTAAAAAGTCTGCGCGCCAGCAAGCTGCAACTGGTCGACAGTTATGTGCTGCTCAAAGACGGTGAGGCCTGGCTGCTCGGCAGTCATATCACGCCGCTGATGACCGCCAGCACCCACGTGATCGCCGACCCGGTGCGCACGCGCAAGCTGTTGCTCAATGCCCGCGAACTGGAAAAGCTCCAGGCCGCCGTGCAGCAGAAGGGCTACGCCTGTATCTGCCTGTCATGGTACTGGAGCAAGCACCTGGTCAAGTGCGAGATCGCACTGGGCAAGGGCAAGAAGGAATACGACAAGCGTGACACCGAGCGCGAACGTGATTCCAACCGGGAATTGCAGCGTGCCGTACGCAACAAGGGCAAGGAAGACTGA
- a CDS encoding outer membrane protein assembly factor BamE produces MQNTKLLLTSFTFVGLLALAGCSFPGVYKIDIQQGNVVTQDMIDQLRPGMTRRQVRFIMGNPLLTDTFHADRWDYLYSIQPGGGERQQERVSVIFNGNDQLTSLSGDFKPGVSRDEALLGKDNGTTAPAPAQNEEKPKSEVPAKPGSLLDEIQKGVDGVQTVPVPTPEPLDASPQ; encoded by the coding sequence ATGCAAAACACCAAGCTCTTGCTAACCAGTTTCACCTTTGTGGGACTGCTCGCACTCGCCGGTTGTTCATTCCCCGGGGTTTACAAAATCGACATCCAGCAGGGCAATGTCGTCACGCAGGACATGATAGACCAGTTACGCCCGGGAATGACCCGACGGCAAGTACGGTTTATCATGGGTAATCCCCTGCTGACCGACACATTCCATGCCGATCGCTGGGATTATCTCTATAGCATCCAGCCTGGTGGCGGTGAACGCCAGCAGGAGCGGGTCAGTGTCATCTTTAATGGCAATGACCAGCTCACCAGCCTCTCTGGGGACTTCAAGCCGGGCGTAAGCCGCGATGAAGCCCTGCTGGGCAAGGACAACGGCACCACCGCCCCTGCGCCCGCGCAGAACGAGGAAAAGCCCAAGTCCGAGGTACCGGCCAAGCCTGGCTCCTTGCTGGACGAGATCCAGAAAGGCGTCGACGGCGTGCAAACCGTTCCGGTGCCGACTCCAGAACCCCTGGACGCCAGCCCGCAATAA
- the fur gene encoding ferric iron uptake transcriptional regulator, producing the protein MVENSELRKAGLKVTLPRVKILQMLDSAEQRHMSAEDVYKALMESNEDVGLATVYRVLTQFEAAGLVVRHNFDGGHAVFELADGGHHDHMVDLDTNEVIEFTSPEIEKLQHMIAEQHGFDLVDHNLVLYIRKKK; encoded by the coding sequence ATGGTTGAAAATAGCGAACTACGCAAAGCCGGTCTTAAAGTGACTCTGCCACGAGTCAAGATTCTACAAATGCTCGATTCTGCTGAGCAGCGCCACATGAGTGCCGAGGATGTATACAAGGCACTGATGGAGTCTAACGAGGACGTCGGCCTGGCCACGGTTTACCGTGTACTGACCCAGTTTGAAGCAGCAGGACTGGTGGTTCGTCATAATTTCGACGGCGGTCATGCAGTCTTCGAACTGGCTGACGGCGGTCATCACGACCACATGGTTGACCTGGATACCAATGAGGTTATCGAGTTCACCAGTCCGGAAATCGAGAAGCTCCAGCATATGATCGCTGAGCAGCATGGATTCGATTTGGTGGACCACAATCTGGTTCTCTACATACGTAAGAAAAAGTAA
- a CDS encoding type II toxin-antitoxin system RatA family toxin, with product MTTHIQRSALLPYPAQALYDLVNDVARYPEFLPWCSTAEVLESSDEHMLASVGVAKGGLSQHFVTRNILVPGQSIEMNLEEGPFTQLHGVWVFKALNEKACKISLDLSFDYAGPIVRATLGPLFNQAANTLVDAFCQRAKQIHG from the coding sequence ATGACGACGCATATTCAACGTTCGGCCCTGCTGCCTTACCCGGCACAGGCGCTCTATGACCTGGTCAACGACGTGGCGCGTTACCCGGAGTTCCTGCCTTGGTGTTCGACTGCCGAGGTGCTGGAGAGCAGTGACGAGCATATGCTCGCCAGCGTGGGGGTAGCGAAGGGCGGCTTGAGCCAGCACTTTGTCACGCGCAACATACTGGTGCCCGGGCAGTCCATCGAGATGAACCTCGAAGAAGGCCCGTTCACTCAGCTGCACGGTGTGTGGGTGTTCAAGGCGTTGAACGAGAAGGCCTGTAAAATCAGCCTGGACCTGTCGTTCGATTACGCCGGCCCTATCGTGCGTGCCACCTTGGGCCCACTGTTCAATCAAGCGGCCAATACCTTGGTGGACGCGTTTTGCCAGCGCGCGAAGCAAATTCATGGCTGA
- the recN gene encoding DNA repair protein RecN, whose product MLVHLSVHNYAIVEHLDLELDRGMSVITGETGAGKSIMLDALGLTLGDRADSGVVRPGADKADILATFDLADIPEAEAWLAERDLNNEGPCILRRVITAEGRSRGYINGTPCPLADLKALGELLIDIHSQHEHQSLLKTDTHRRLLDEYAGATDLARQVQLAAQRWRQTRQELERLSNSGDEQRARHQLLSYQLEELESLGLGETELEQLEQEHKNLTNAETLLGICRQVVEQCSESDSGNVLNALTASLNRLSSVNSASGSLNEATTLLTSAQIQVEEAVGELNRFLDHFDADPARLQDIEERLDTIYTLARKHRIQPTEVATLQQKLLDEIETLNANDESIERLGEELASFARHYHEKARELSDLRHQAATGLASAVEQEIQRLGMPGGRFTIELHTNTSNELLPNGLEQVELLVSANPGQPLKALAKVASGGELSRISLAIQVITAQTSRVPTLVFDEVDVGIGGPTAEIVGQLLRRLGDRGQVLTVTHLPQVAAQGHQHLFVHKVRGSDATHTAVSKLNKTERVEEVARMLGGIDLTKESLAHAKKMVVTAKV is encoded by the coding sequence ATGCTGGTGCACCTGTCCGTACATAACTACGCCATCGTTGAACACCTGGACCTTGAACTGGATCGCGGGATGAGCGTAATCACAGGCGAAACCGGCGCCGGCAAGTCGATCATGCTCGACGCCCTGGGCCTGACCCTGGGTGACCGCGCCGACAGCGGCGTAGTTCGCCCGGGCGCCGACAAGGCCGACATCCTCGCCACTTTTGACCTGGCCGACATCCCGGAAGCCGAGGCCTGGCTTGCCGAGCGCGACCTTAACAATGAAGGCCCGTGCATCCTGCGTCGGGTGATCACCGCCGAAGGGCGCTCCCGCGGCTATATCAACGGCACGCCCTGCCCCCTCGCTGATTTGAAAGCCCTTGGCGAGTTGCTGATCGATATCCACAGCCAGCATGAACACCAGTCCCTGCTGAAAACCGATACCCACCGCCGGCTCCTCGACGAATACGCCGGCGCCACCGACCTGGCGCGCCAGGTGCAATTGGCTGCGCAGCGCTGGCGCCAAACCCGCCAGGAACTGGAGCGTCTCTCCAACTCCGGCGATGAACAGCGTGCGCGCCACCAATTGCTCAGTTATCAACTGGAAGAACTGGAAAGCCTGGGGCTCGGCGAAACGGAACTGGAGCAACTGGAACAGGAACACAAGAACCTGACCAACGCCGAAACCCTACTGGGGATCTGCCGGCAAGTGGTGGAGCAGTGCAGCGAAAGTGATTCCGGCAATGTGCTCAATGCCCTGACTGCCAGCCTCAACCGCCTGTCCAGTGTGAATAGCGCTTCAGGCTCGTTGAATGAAGCAACGACGCTGCTGACCAGTGCGCAAATTCAGGTGGAAGAAGCCGTCGGCGAGCTGAACCGTTTCCTTGATCACTTCGACGCAGACCCTGCACGCCTGCAGGATATAGAAGAGCGACTGGACACCATCTACACCCTGGCGCGCAAACACCGGATCCAGCCGACCGAAGTCGCAACCCTGCAGCAAAAGCTGCTGGATGAAATTGAAACCCTGAACGCCAACGACGAATCCATCGAGCGGCTGGGTGAAGAGCTGGCGTCCTTTGCTCGTCATTATCACGAGAAAGCCCGAGAACTCAGCGACCTGCGCCATCAGGCAGCGACCGGCCTGGCCAGCGCGGTAGAGCAGGAAATCCAGCGCCTGGGCATGCCCGGCGGGCGCTTCACCATCGAGCTGCACACCAACACCAGCAATGAGCTGCTGCCCAACGGCCTTGAACAGGTAGAACTGCTGGTCAGCGCGAACCCGGGGCAGCCACTCAAGGCACTGGCAAAGGTAGCGTCCGGTGGCGAGCTGTCGCGGATCAGCCTGGCGATTCAGGTGATCACCGCCCAGACCTCTCGCGTGCCAACACTGGTATTCGATGAAGTGGACGTAGGGATCGGCGGCCCGACTGCCGAGATCGTGGGCCAGTTGCTACGCCGGCTGGGCGATCGCGGCCAGGTACTGACCGTCACCCACTTGCCACAAGTAGCCGCCCAAGGGCATCAGCACTTGTTCGTGCACAAGGTGCGAGGCAGCGATGCGACCCATACGGCCGTGTCCAAGCTGAACAAGACCGAACGGGTAGAAGAAGTGGCGCGGATGCTCGGCGGCATCGACTTGACCAAGGAGTCCTTGGCTCACGCGAAGAAAATGGTGGTAACCGCGAAGGTCTGA
- a CDS encoding RnfH family protein — translation MAEPWVEIEVVYAAVDRQALMSLAVAPGSSLRAAVLASGMAAQFAQLNLQSCPLGIFGKVVADADVRCVQAGDRIEIYRPLLADPMEIRRLRAAKAAKAKQQNS, via the coding sequence ATGGCTGAACCATGGGTTGAAATAGAGGTGGTATACGCCGCGGTGGATCGCCAGGCATTGATGAGCCTGGCGGTAGCGCCGGGCTCGAGCCTCAGGGCGGCGGTGCTGGCTTCTGGAATGGCCGCGCAATTTGCTCAACTGAATCTGCAGAGCTGCCCGTTGGGGATTTTCGGTAAGGTAGTAGCGGACGCGGATGTTCGGTGCGTGCAAGCCGGAGACCGAATCGAGATTTATCGGCCATTGCTGGCAGACCCGATGGAGATACGGCGCTTGCGTGCGGCCAAGGCTGCGAAGGCAAAACAGCAGAATTCATAG
- a CDS encoding FAD-binding and (Fe-S)-binding domain-containing protein, whose protein sequence is MSLPAAFLSDAAQLIPKDRRFDDPLSTLAFGTDASFYRLIPQLVIRVESEDEVVALLQLAQRDRVPVTFRAAGTSLSGQAISDSVLIVLGDNWNGREIRGQGTQIRLQPGVIGAQANAWLAPFGRKIGPDPASINACKIGGIVANNASGMCCGTAQNTYHTLAGIRLVLADGSRLDTEDPVSVSAFRQHHANLLERLSTLGRETRANAELAAKIRHKYRLKNTTGLSLNALVDFDEPLDILSHLLVGSEGTLGFISAVTYDTVIDHPNKASALIVFPDVETCCNAVTVLKTQPVSAVELLDRRSMRSVQDKPGMPAFVQQLSENACALLIESRAASPSLLHEQLALIMASLANFPVEKQVDFTEDPVENARLWAIRKDTFPAVGAVRKTGTTVIIEDVTFPVEQLAIGVNRLIGLFDKHHYDEAILFGHALEGNLHFVFTQGFNSAQEVARYQAFMDDVAQLVAVEFGGSLKAEHGTGRNMAPFVELEWGSDAYQLMWQLKRLLDPNGILNPDVVLSEDPQIHLKHLKPLPAADELVDKCIECGFCEPVCPSKGLTLSPRQRIVIWRDIQAKKRAGIDTTELEAAYQYQGIDTCAATGLCAQRCPVGINTGDLVKKLRSRDADRTKTAEWLSTHFATALQGARFTLHVANGARMLLGAPRLAKLSATVTRLSKGQIPLWSNAMPQPEKAIRFSPAVSDARPRVVYLAACVSRAMGPAAGDTEQMSLYDKTRGLLEKAGYQVVFPDNQDNLCCGQPFASKGYAEQAEHKRQELIGALLHASRGGLDPIYCDTSPCTLRLVQDLAETRLDLYDPVRFIRTHLMDRLDFTPQEAPIAVHVTCSTQHLGESQALIDLARRCSKTVVIPEGIHCCGFAGDKGFTTPELNAHSLRSLKDAVQYCSEGISTSRTCEIGLTQHGGIDYHGLVYLVDRVTQARVH, encoded by the coding sequence ATGAGCCTGCCTGCTGCCTTTTTGAGCGACGCCGCACAACTGATCCCGAAGGATCGCCGTTTCGACGATCCACTTTCCACCCTTGCCTTCGGCACCGATGCCAGTTTTTACCGACTGATCCCACAACTGGTGATCCGCGTCGAGTCGGAAGATGAAGTGGTGGCGCTGCTGCAACTGGCCCAGCGCGATCGCGTGCCCGTAACCTTTCGTGCGGCAGGCACCAGCCTTTCCGGGCAGGCCATCAGCGACTCGGTACTGATCGTGCTCGGGGACAATTGGAACGGGCGCGAGATTCGCGGCCAGGGCACACAAATCCGCCTGCAACCGGGCGTGATCGGTGCCCAGGCAAACGCCTGGCTGGCGCCATTCGGGCGCAAGATCGGCCCGGACCCGGCGTCTATCAACGCCTGCAAAATTGGCGGCATAGTCGCCAACAATGCCAGCGGCATGTGCTGCGGCACGGCACAGAATACCTATCACACCCTGGCGGGAATCCGCTTGGTGCTGGCTGATGGCAGCCGCCTGGACACAGAAGACCCGGTCAGCGTTTCGGCCTTTCGCCAACACCACGCCAACCTGCTCGAACGCCTGTCGACACTGGGACGCGAAACGCGGGCCAATGCCGAACTGGCTGCAAAAATCCGCCATAAATACCGTCTGAAAAATACCACCGGCTTGTCACTCAACGCCTTGGTGGATTTCGACGAGCCACTGGATATCCTCAGCCACCTGCTGGTGGGCTCCGAGGGCACCTTGGGCTTTATCAGCGCTGTGACCTACGACACGGTGATCGATCACCCGAACAAAGCCTCGGCGCTGATCGTGTTCCCTGATGTGGAAACCTGCTGCAACGCCGTGACCGTCCTCAAGACACAGCCCGTTTCGGCGGTAGAACTGCTGGACCGTCGCAGCATGCGCTCAGTGCAGGACAAGCCCGGCATGCCGGCTTTCGTACAGCAGTTGTCGGAAAATGCCTGCGCGCTGCTGATCGAATCCCGCGCCGCTTCGCCATCGCTGCTGCATGAGCAACTGGCGCTGATCATGGCCTCCCTGGCCAACTTCCCGGTGGAGAAACAAGTCGACTTCACCGAAGACCCGGTAGAAAACGCCCGCCTTTGGGCGATCCGTAAAGACACCTTTCCGGCCGTGGGCGCTGTGCGTAAAACCGGTACCACCGTGATCATCGAAGACGTGACCTTCCCAGTTGAACAACTGGCCATCGGGGTTAATCGCCTGATCGGGTTGTTCGACAAACATCACTACGACGAAGCGATCCTTTTCGGACACGCCCTGGAAGGCAACCTGCACTTTGTCTTCACACAAGGCTTCAACAGCGCGCAAGAAGTCGCACGCTACCAGGCGTTCATGGACGACGTGGCCCAGTTGGTGGCCGTTGAGTTTGGCGGTTCGTTGAAGGCCGAGCACGGCACCGGCCGCAACATGGCTCCCTTCGTCGAATTGGAATGGGGCAGCGATGCCTACCAGTTGATGTGGCAGCTCAAGCGCCTGCTCGACCCCAACGGCATTCTCAACCCGGACGTGGTACTCAGCGAAGACCCGCAAATCCACCTCAAGCACCTCAAACCCCTGCCCGCCGCGGACGAGCTTGTGGATAAGTGCATCGAGTGCGGCTTCTGCGAACCGGTGTGCCCGTCAAAAGGGCTGACCCTGAGCCCGCGCCAACGCATTGTGATCTGGCGCGATATCCAGGCTAAAAAGCGCGCCGGTATCGACACCACCGAACTGGAAGCGGCCTATCAGTACCAAGGCATCGACACCTGCGCGGCAACCGGGCTTTGCGCGCAACGTTGCCCGGTAGGCATCAATACCGGCGACTTGGTGAAAAAGCTGCGAAGCCGCGACGCCGACCGTACGAAAACAGCCGAATGGCTGTCGACGCATTTCGCGACTGCCTTGCAAGGTGCGCGCTTCACGCTGCACGTGGCCAACGGTGCGCGCATGCTACTGGGCGCTCCGCGACTGGCGAAGCTCTCGGCCACAGTGACCCGGTTGTCCAAGGGGCAAATCCCTCTGTGGAGCAACGCCATGCCACAACCGGAAAAGGCCATTCGCTTCAGCCCCGCCGTGAGCGATGCACGACCAAGGGTGGTGTACCTCGCCGCCTGCGTATCACGAGCAATGGGGCCGGCAGCCGGCGACACCGAGCAGATGTCGCTGTACGACAAAACCCGTGGCCTGCTGGAAAAAGCCGGTTACCAGGTAGTCTTCCCCGACAATCAAGACAACCTCTGTTGCGGTCAGCCTTTCGCGTCCAAAGGCTACGCTGAACAAGCCGAACACAAACGCCAGGAACTGATCGGCGCCCTGCTCCACGCCAGCCGTGGCGGCCTCGACCCGATCTACTGCGACACCAGCCCGTGCACCCTACGCCTGGTCCAGGACCTGGCCGAAACCCGCCTCGACCTCTACGACCCGGTACGTTTTATCCGCACCCACCTCATGGACCGCCTCGACTTCACCCCCCAGGAAGCTCCGATCGCCGTGCACGTCACCTGCAGCACCCAACACCTGGGAGAAAGCCAGGCGCTGATCGACCTGGCCAGGCGTTGCAGCAAGACCGTGGTGATCCCCGAAGGCATTCACTGCTGCGGGTTTGCCGGCGACAAGGGCTTCACCACGCCAGAGCTGAATGCGCACTCACTGCGCAGCCTCAAAGACGCGGTGCAATATTGCAGCGAAGGCATCTCCACCAGCCGTACGTGTGAGATTGGTCTGACGCAACACGGTGGAATTGATTACCACGGGCTGGTGTACCTGGTGGACAGAGTGACACAAGCGCGCGTCCATTAA